The genomic DNA ATGCGACTAGAGAAGAAAAAGATACTGCTTTAACACTTGTAAGAGCAACTTTGGATGAGAAAATTAGAGAAATAGAAAGCGCATCAAATACTAATGAAATTTCAGAAAGAAAAAATCAAGCGGTTGTTGATATTAATCCTATAGATGTTATTCCAGCTATCAAGCAACAAGCGATACAAGCGTTGCAAGAAAAAGCCAATGAAAAACTAGTTGAAATTGAGAATGATACAAATGCAACATTTGAAGAAAGAGAAACAGCTAAAACAAGTGTCAATGAAGCCCTCATTAATGCGACAAATGAAGTGAGAAATGCTACAACTAACCAGTTAGTTGAAACAGCACAAATTTCAAATAGTAATCATATCAGTCAATTTACATCTAATGCGATTGTTAGAGATAATATGAGACATGAATTAGATATGGCTATTGCTTCTAAAAAGTTAGAAATTGAAAATAATCATAATGCAACTACAGAAGAAAAAAATGAAGCAAAAGAAAAGATTGGCGAAATTTTAAATCAAGCAAGAATATATATAGAACGTGGTGTTCATAACAATGATGTTACGACTGCTAAAGATTATGCTGTTAATAAAATAAATGATGTGGAAGTAAAAGTTATTAAAAAAAACTTAGCGAAACAAACGATTGACGAAGTAGCACAAGCTAAAAAAGATAAAATTGATCAAACACCAAATGCCACAGATGAAGAAAAAGCAATGGCAAAAGCAAAAGTTGATGAAGCAGTAAATAGCGCGAAAACTGCTATAGATCAAGCAACAAATAACGCTGGTGTAGATATAGCGAAAACAAATGGTGTAGATGCAATCAACCACGTCCAACCAACGGTTGTTAAGAAAGACGAGGCAAAGAACGCAATAGATGAAGCAGCTCGTGCTAAGAAAGCAGAGATAGATCAAACACCAAACGCGACAGACGAAGAGAAAATAGCAGCGAAGATTAAAGTGGATCAAGTTGTTAAAATTGCAAAAGAAATTATAGAAAAATCTTTAACTAACTCTGAAGTTGATGCATCTTTAAATAAAGGTAAATTAGATATAAATAATATTCAAACTGAAGAAATTGTAAAAAATAAAGCTCTTAAACATCTTAAAGATATTGCAGAAAATCAAAAAGCTGTTATAGATTTAAATAAATTTGCTACGGATGAAGAAAAAATGCGTGCAAAACTTAAAATTGATGAACTAATTAATCATGCTATATCAGAAATTAGTAAAGCAAATAGTAATAGTAAAGTAACAGCAATTGATGCTAAATATACTAAATTAATTACACAAATCAATGCTATTACCAAAGCTAAACAAAATGCTAAAAAATTAATTTTAGACAAGGCTACAGAAATAAAAGAAAGAATAGAGAATTCACAGAGTTTTTCTAATGAAGAAAAGCATAAAATTAAATCGCTTATAGATGAAATAGTTAAAAATTCATTTTTACAAATTGATAAAGTTAGCAAGGAGTCTCATTTAAATCAAATTGTTGAAGAGACAAAACTAAAACTTAGCAATGTCCGTTTGAGTGAAAAAGCAAATAATAAACAAGTCAAAAAATATGTGAAAGAAGACTTTAGAAATCATAAAAAATTATTAAATTCTAAATTTAAAGTAATAGAATTTAATGAAAGAACGCAACTACCTAATACAGGTAAAATAGAGGCAAATGACTCATTTAATTTTGCTCAAATAACTTTGATTAGTGGATTGATTTTACTACTATTATCAAAACGAAGAAAGGATGCTAAGTAACGTAACATTAGATCAAAACAATTTTATTTATAAATGAATAAAACTTCCTACAAACATTAAAAGTTTAAATATGTTTGAAGGAAGTTTATTTTTTATTTGAATATGCCTGCTTCGTATCCAGCAACATGGCCAGTTACCAAGGCACTAGTAATATTATAGCCACCTGTATAACCGTGAATATCTAAGACTTCACCACATAAAAATAATCCAGGTTTAATTTTAGACATCATTGTCTTAGGCCATATTTCTTTTAAGCTAACGCCACCACCTGTTACAAAGGCTTTATCTATAGGTAACGTTCCATTTACTGAAAAAGTAAAACCTTTAAAACAATCTACTAATTGTTTAAGTTGTTGATTTGATAGATGATGATAAGTAGTATTTCCATCTATTTTTGCTTGTTCTAGTATAAATAGTAAGTAACGTTCTTCTATTAAGCCTTTCAAACTATTTTTAATGTATTTATCGGCATCTTTACTCAATATATTTTTAATTTTTTCTTCTAGTTCATGATGCTTAATTTCTGGAAATACATCCAACTGCATTTGAACTTCCTGTTTTTTTTGATTTTTTTGCTCTTTATAAACAAATTGACTACAACGCAAAGCAGCAGGGCCACTTACACCAAAGTGTGTAAATATCATATCCATTTGATGACTTACTCTTTTTTTACCATTTTTCTTAAGTACGGATAATTCAACATCTTTAAGACTAAGACCCTTGAGAACTTTAGATTTAATAAAAGGTTCTGCCGAAGTAATAGGAACTTCAGTTGGAAACAATTCAGTAATGGTATGACCTAAACGCTCAGCAAATTTATAGCCATCACCAGTTGATCCGGTTTGTGGAACACTAGTACCTCCAGTTGCTATGACAACTGTTTTACTTAAAAACGCTTCACTTTGAGTAACTACTTTAAATAATCCTTCATCGTCTACAACTATTTCATTTACTATTGTTTCTTCCTTAATTTTTACATTATTTTCTTTTATGGTATTAACTAGGGTATCTACAACATCTTGTGATTTATTTGAAACTGGAAACATTCTTCCGTGGTCCTCTTCTTTAAGTTTAACACCTCTTGATTCAAAAAAATCAATGATAGATTCATTATCAAATATTGAAAAAGGACTATATAAAAATTTACCGTTTCCAGGTATATTTTTTATAATTTCAGCATATGGTAGTCGATTAGTTACATTACATCTACCACCACCTGAAATTTTAAGCTTACGACCTAATCCTTTTTTCTTTTCAATTAATAATACATTATCACTTTGTTCACTCGCTGCTACAGCAGCCATAAGTCCACTAGGGCCGCCGCCTATAATTATGGTTTGATACATTAGTTGACCTCCACATATACTTATTAATGATATTACTATAGTTGAAAACAGATTTGAATTCTACACAAACTTAGTTATAATTTAAGTTTAGTTCATTACTATATAGATTATTAGTTCATTCAGTAAATTGTAAAATTTATTTTATTAAAACTATTAAAGTAATGGGAAACAACAAGTATTTTGTGATATATTTTATAGTAATGCAAGCCCTTAGAAAAAGCAGAATTTAAACTAAATAATTTGATTATTAAAAAGGCAGGAAGATTAAATATGAGTGAAAATAAGGAAATGGTAAGAGGTACCTTTCTAATTACTTTAAGTATACTTATTACCAAAATTTTAGGAGTGCTTTTTGTAATTCCTTTTTACGCAATAATGGGTGCCGATGCGGAGGAAAAACTAGCGCCATTTAACTACGCATATGTTCCTTACAATATAGCAATTGCAGTTGCTACTGCTGGAGTTCCATTAGCAGCCTCTAAATTTGTTGCTAAATATAATGCTTTAGGAGCATATAGAGTTGGACAAAAGCTTTATAAGTCTAGTTTTATAGTAATGTCGATATCTGGAATAATTGGTTTCTTAATATTATTCTTCTTGGCACCGGATATAGCTGCACTTACTCTAGGTCGAAAAGAAGGTAAGGGTGGATGGACCATCGATGATATCACTTGGATTATTAGAATCATCAGTATGGTAGTCGTATTTATTCCTTTACTAGCAACTTGGAGAGGTGTGTTCCAAGGATATGAATCAATGGGACCAACAGCTGTTTCTGAAGTAACAGAACAACTCGCGAGAATAGTATTTATATTGATCGGTAGCTATTTAGTACTTAACGTATTTCATGGCTCATATTTACAAGCCAATGGGGTGGCAACTTTTGCAGCTGCTATAGGTGCGATTGGTGGATTATTAACGCTTTGGTATTACTGGAGAAAACGTAAGCCACATATTGAAAGAATGGTTCAATCAGATAACACTGGTTTAGAAGTGTCTTATACTAAAATGTATAAAGAAATCATTTCTTATAGTATTCCTTTTGTTATTGTAAGTTTAAATTTCCCATTATTTAATCTAGTAGATCAATTTACGCACAATAATGCACTTGATGCAGCAGGATTTCTAGGTAATAAAGACTATTTCTTTACTATTTTAAACTTTACAACAAATAAAATAGTAATGATACCAACTTCTTTAGCAGCAGGATTTGCTGTAAGTTTAATACCTTTCATTACCAAGACATTTGCTGAAGGTCGATTAACTGAAATGCATCGTCAAATACAAACTTCAATTGGTGTCCTTATGTACATAACAGTTCCAGCGAGTCTTGGAATTATGGCTTTAGCTTCACCATTATATACAGTGTTCTATCAATATAATCCAGATGGGAATAAAATTTTATTTTACTATGCACCTGTTGCAATTTTAATTTCATTATTAAGTGTAACGGCATCAATGTTACAAGGTATCAATAAACAAAAATTAACAGTATTTGTAATTATCGGATCAGTAGTAGTAAAACTCATTTTAAATATTCCATTAATTATGTTGTTCCATACAGCTGGTGCTGTCTTAAGTACAGCAATTGCACTTACAGTAGCAAATGTAGCAAATTTAATGATTCTTAAGGTCTATGCTAAATATCAATTTACAGACACGTTTGTTCAAGTGGCCAAAATCTTTATATATAGCTTAATAATGATGATAAGTGTTGAGGTTGTATACTTTATTTTAAGTTTATTTATACCAGTGGATCGTAAATTTGCTGCTTTAATTATCTTAATTATCGGTGTCATTGTTGGTGGTTTAGTTTATGGTATTATCACAATTAAAAACCGCTTGGCAGATGAATTCTTAGGTGAATTACCAGGCAAAATTCGTAATAAAATATGGTTCCTTAGATGAGATTAGATAAATTTTTAGCTAATATGGGTTTAGGCACACGTAACGAAGTTAAACTACTTTTAAAAAAAGGAAAAGTCACAGTTAATGACCACATAGAAAAATCACCTAAACAACAAATTAATCCTGAAATAGACACTATAAGCGTTGATGGGAAAATGGTTCAATATACTAAACATATTTATATTATGTTGAATAAGCCTAAAGGTGTTATTTCAGCAACACATGATGATTTAAATCAAACGGTAATTGATTTAATTACTGAATATCAATATTTAGATATCTTTCCAGTAGGCAGATTAGATAAAGATACAGAAGGATTATTATTAATTACTAATGATGGCCAATTTAATCATGAATTAATGAATCCAAAAAAACATGTTTCAAAGACATATGAGGTTACTTCTAAATATGAGATTACTGATAATGATGTTATTGCTTTTGAAAAGGGAATTGAATTATCAGACGGTCCTGTAAAATCAGCAGAATTAGTTAAAATAGAAGATAATATTTCACATGTTACAATTTACGAAGGAAAATATCACCAAGTAAAAAGAATGTTTCATGCTATTGAAAATGAGGTATTAGAATTAAAACGTCTTAAAATCGCTAATTTAGCGTTAGATGAAAATCTTCAACCTGGTGAGTATAGATTGCTCTCAGATGAAGAGTTGAAACATATACAGCATTAACAAAGGAGAAGGTGTTAACTATGGCTAAAAGTACAGGTCTATTAAGAATTGTTGCTGGAGTTGGCGCTGCAGCGGCAGCAGTAGTATTATCTCGTAAAGAAAGCAGAGATAAATTAAAAGAGCAATACAACAAATACAAAGAAGATCCAGAAGGTTATAAAGAAAATGCAAGAGGCTTAGCTAGTCAACTTGGTAATAAAGCAAGTGAGACTTTCCAAGAAGTTAGAAATAACCCTCAAGATTATGCTAATCGCTTAAAAAATGATCCTAAATCATTTTTAGAAGAAGAAAAAACTAAATTTACAAATTTAGATTCTAATAAAGAAGATTCTCTTCAGGAAGGTAAATTCGATGATGAGGGTGGCGCAACTGTTAATAATAACTTAAGAGTTGTGACTGAAGAAGATTTAAAAAATAATAATAATGCATTAGAAGATAAAGACTAAATTTCATAATATCTAAGATGTTTTTGAGTGAGAAATCATTTTTCTCACTCTTTTTTTATAAAATCTATAAATATTCTGACATCTTACTGTAATTTATAGACATATTTATGTAAAATAATAGATATATCTATCGAAAAGGAAGTTGATCTCGAATGTGGAAAGAAAAAGTTCAAGAATATGAAAGTCAGATAATCGATGACTTAAAAGGTCTGCTTTCAATTGAGAGTGTCAGAGATGATTCACAAGCTTCTGACGATGCTCCAGTTGGACCAGGGCCACGTAAAGCACTTGATTATATGTATGAAATCGCACAGAGAGATGGTTTTTCTACACATGATGTAGATCATATAGCAGGACGAATTGAAGCGGGTAAAGGTGATGAAGTTTTAGGCGTGCTATGTCACGTTGATGTTGTGCCAGCTGGTGATGGTTGGGATTCAGATCCATTTACGCCGGTAGTGACTGATGACGCCATTATTGCAAGAGGTACATTAGATGATAAAGGTCCTACAATTGCTGCGTACTATGCAATTAAGATTTTAAATGATATGAAAGTTGATTGGAAAAAGCGCATTCATGTCATTATTGGTACAGATGAAGAATCTGATTGGAAATGTACTGAAAGATACTTCAAAACTGAGGAAATGCCTACTTTAGGATTTGCACCTGATGCTGAATTTCCAGCAATTCATGGTGAAAAAGGTATCACAACGTTCGATTTAGTACAGCATGCAACATCAGAGGATTCAGATGAACCTGATTATGAATTATTATCATTTGAATCTGGGCAACGCTATAACATGGTTCCTGACCACGTTGAAGCACGTGTATTTGTTAAAGAAAATATGACTGATGTGGTTCAACATTTTGAAGCATATTTAGATCAACATAAATTACAAGGCGAAAGTGTTGTTGATAGTGGCGAATTAGTCTTAACTGTTGAAGGTAAAGCAGTTCATGGTATGGATCCTTCATTAGGCATTAATGCTGGTTTATATTTACTTGACTTTTTAGCTACATTAAATTTAAATCAAACAGCAAGAGAGTTCGTAGATTTCAGTAATCGTTATTTACATGAATCTCATTTTGGTGAAAAAATGGGCATGAAATTCCACACTGAAATTATGGGAGATGTAACAACTAACGTTGGTGTAATTAAATATGATAATAAAAATGGCGGTCGCTTCGGTGTTAATTTACGATACCCACAAGGATTTGAATTTGAAGAAGCGATTAAACGATTTACTAATGAAATTAAATCATTTGGCTTCGCAATTGAAATTGGCAAAATTCAAAAGCCACATTATGTAGATAAAAATGATCCATTTGTACAAAAGCTAGTTAAAGCATACAGAAATCAGACAGGTGACATGTCAGAACCTTATACAATTGGTGGTGGTACTTATGCAAGAAACCTTGATAAAGGTGTAGCATTTGGTGCCATGTTTGAAGATTCAGAGGATTTAATGCATCAAAAGAATGAATATATCACTAAAAAACAATTATTCAACGCAACAAGCATCTATTTAGAAGCAATTTATTCACTATGTGTGGAGGGATAAACTATGACTAAAGTATTTATTAACGGAGAATTTGTTGATCAACAAGACGCTAAAGTATCATTTGAAGATCGTGGATATGTATTTGGCGATGGTATTTATGAATATATCAGAGCATATGATGGAAAACTGTTTACGGTTACGGAGCATTTTGAAAGATTCATTCGTAGCGCGGGTGAAATTCAACTTGATTTAGGTTATACGGTTGAGGATTTAATTGACGTAGTACGTGAATTATTAAAGGTGAATAATATCCAAAATGGTGGAATCTATATTCAGGCAACACGTGGTGTAGCACCGAGAAATCATTCTTTCCCTACACCTGAAGTAAAACCAGTTGTTATGGCATTTGCTAAAAGTTATGATCGTCCTTTTGATGATTTAGAAAATGGCATAAACGCTGCAACCGTTGAAGATATTAGATGGTTACGTTGTGACATTAAAAGTTTAAATCTTTTAGGTAATGTACTTGCCAAAGAATATGCGGTTAAATACAATGCAGGTGAAGCTATTCAACATAGAGGTGATACTGTTACTGAAGGTGCTTCAAGTAATGTGTATGCGATTAAAGATGGTGCAATCTATACACATCCCGTTAATAATTACATTCTAAATGGAATTACTCGTAAAGTAATCAAATGGATTTCAGAAGATGAAGATATCCCATTTAAAGAAGAGACATTTACTGTAGATTTCTTGAAAAATGCAGATGAAGTCATTGTATCTAGTACATCTGCTGAAGTGACTCCA from Staphylococcus taiwanensis includes the following:
- a CDS encoding NAD(P)/FAD-dependent oxidoreductase, producing the protein MYQTIIIGGGPSGLMAAVAASEQSDNVLLIEKKKGLGRKLKISGGGRCNVTNRLPYAEIIKNIPGNGKFLYSPFSIFDNESIIDFFESRGVKLKEEDHGRMFPVSNKSQDVVDTLVNTIKENNVKIKEETIVNEIVVDDEGLFKVVTQSEAFLSKTVVIATGGTSVPQTGSTGDGYKFAERLGHTITELFPTEVPITSAEPFIKSKVLKGLSLKDVELSVLKKNGKKRVSHQMDMIFTHFGVSGPAALRCSQFVYKEQKNQKKQEVQMQLDVFPEIKHHELEEKIKNILSKDADKYIKNSLKGLIEERYLLFILEQAKIDGNTTYHHLSNQQLKQLVDCFKGFTFSVNGTLPIDKAFVTGGGVSLKEIWPKTMMSKIKPGLFLCGEVLDIHGYTGGYNITSALVTGHVAGYEAGIFK
- a CDS encoding polysaccharide biosynthesis protein, giving the protein MSENKEMVRGTFLITLSILITKILGVLFVIPFYAIMGADAEEKLAPFNYAYVPYNIAIAVATAGVPLAASKFVAKYNALGAYRVGQKLYKSSFIVMSISGIIGFLILFFLAPDIAALTLGRKEGKGGWTIDDITWIIRIISMVVVFIPLLATWRGVFQGYESMGPTAVSEVTEQLARIVFILIGSYLVLNVFHGSYLQANGVATFAAAIGAIGGLLTLWYYWRKRKPHIERMVQSDNTGLEVSYTKMYKEIISYSIPFVIVSLNFPLFNLVDQFTHNNALDAAGFLGNKDYFFTILNFTTNKIVMIPTSLAAGFAVSLIPFITKTFAEGRLTEMHRQIQTSIGVLMYITVPASLGIMALASPLYTVFYQYNPDGNKILFYYAPVAILISLLSVTASMLQGINKQKLTVFVIIGSVVVKLILNIPLIMLFHTAGAVLSTAIALTVANVANLMILKVYAKYQFTDTFVQVAKIFIYSLIMMISVEVVYFILSLFIPVDRKFAALIILIIGVIVGGLVYGIITIKNRLADEFLGELPGKIRNKIWFLR
- a CDS encoding rRNA pseudouridine synthase — its product is MRLDKFLANMGLGTRNEVKLLLKKGKVTVNDHIEKSPKQQINPEIDTISVDGKMVQYTKHIYIMLNKPKGVISATHDDLNQTVIDLITEYQYLDIFPVGRLDKDTEGLLLITNDGQFNHELMNPKKHVSKTYEVTSKYEITDNDVIAFEKGIELSDGPVKSAELVKIEDNISHVTIYEGKYHQVKRMFHAIENEVLELKRLKIANLALDENLQPGEYRLLSDEELKHIQH
- a CDS encoding YtxH domain-containing protein, which codes for MAKSTGLLRIVAGVGAAAAAVVLSRKESRDKLKEQYNKYKEDPEGYKENARGLASQLGNKASETFQEVRNNPQDYANRLKNDPKSFLEEEKTKFTNLDSNKEDSLQEGKFDDEGGATVNNNLRVVTEEDLKNNNNALEDKD
- the pepV gene encoding dipeptidase PepV codes for the protein MWKEKVQEYESQIIDDLKGLLSIESVRDDSQASDDAPVGPGPRKALDYMYEIAQRDGFSTHDVDHIAGRIEAGKGDEVLGVLCHVDVVPAGDGWDSDPFTPVVTDDAIIARGTLDDKGPTIAAYYAIKILNDMKVDWKKRIHVIIGTDEESDWKCTERYFKTEEMPTLGFAPDAEFPAIHGEKGITTFDLVQHATSEDSDEPDYELLSFESGQRYNMVPDHVEARVFVKENMTDVVQHFEAYLDQHKLQGESVVDSGELVLTVEGKAVHGMDPSLGINAGLYLLDFLATLNLNQTAREFVDFSNRYLHESHFGEKMGMKFHTEIMGDVTTNVGVIKYDNKNGGRFGVNLRYPQGFEFEEAIKRFTNEIKSFGFAIEIGKIQKPHYVDKNDPFVQKLVKAYRNQTGDMSEPYTIGGGTYARNLDKGVAFGAMFEDSEDLMHQKNEYITKKQLFNATSIYLEAIYSLCVEG
- the dat gene encoding D-amino-acid transaminase — encoded protein: MTKVFINGEFVDQQDAKVSFEDRGYVFGDGIYEYIRAYDGKLFTVTEHFERFIRSAGEIQLDLGYTVEDLIDVVRELLKVNNIQNGGIYIQATRGVAPRNHSFPTPEVKPVVMAFAKSYDRPFDDLENGINAATVEDIRWLRCDIKSLNLLGNVLAKEYAVKYNAGEAIQHRGDTVTEGASSNVYAIKDGAIYTHPVNNYILNGITRKVIKWISEDEDIPFKEETFTVDFLKNADEVIVSSTSAEVTPVVKIDGEVVGDGKVGPITRQLQEGFNKYIETRSS